CTGAGTTAAAGACCCACGGTTTTTCCGGCTATCTTGTAGAACTCCTTATAATATATTACGGTTCCTTTGAAAAGGTACTTGAAGCCGCATGTGACTGGAAATCCGGGATCGTAATTGATATCGAGAAACATGGTACAATTGTTCATAAAGACCCGATAGTTGTAATCGACCCGACCGACCCCGGACGAAACGTTGCTGCGGCGCTGTCTCTTGATAACATGTGTATTTTCATGGATAAAGCATGCGATTTCCTTGAAAATTTTGATGAATCATATTTCTATCCCAAAATTCCCCAACCGCTTGGGGATACGGATTATGAGAATATCATTTCTGCAAGAGGCACTTGCCTTATAGCGGTTGAATTTGAGGCCCCGGATGAAGTTGAGGATGTTCTGTACCCGCAGCTTTATAAGCTTGAAGATTCATGCCGGGAGATGCTGGAACGATATGACTTCCGGGTTTACAATAGCGGAGTTTGGGCTAAAGAAAAGGCCGTTGTCCTATATGAACTTGAATCTGCAAATCTTCCATGTGTAAAAAAACACCAAGGGCCTATGGTCGGGACAAAAGAGCATGCAGCGGCATTCAAATCGAAATATGAGACAGCAAATAAGTTTTCTAACGTGTATATCCGTAACGGGAAATATATGGTTGAAATCCCCAGGAAATATTCCAATGTGAGAAAACTTGTTGA
This genomic interval from Candidatus Methanoperedens sp. contains the following:
- a CDS encoding CCA tRNA nucleotidyltransferase → MTDLNIIKASIISSIRPSDEERNRLKSLAHRIIGRINSIGKAENIDINGILVGSSARGTWISGEHDLDIFIMFPPDTRRQFLEEKGLYIARKIATEGESFEERYAEHPYIHAVIDGFEVDLVPAFDVESAGEIKSAVDRTPFHNKYVSSRIKGLEDDVLILKQFLKGIGVYGSELKTHGFSGYLVELLIIYYGSFEKVLEAACDWKSGIVIDIEKHGTIVHKDPIVVIDPTDPGRNVAAALSLDNMCIFMDKACDFLENFDESYFYPKIPQPLGDTDYENIISARGTCLIAVEFEAPDEVEDVLYPQLYKLEDSCREMLERYDFRVYNSGVWAKEKAVVLYELESANLPCVKKHQGPMVGTKEHAAAFKSKYETANKFSNVYIRNGKYMVEIPRKYSNVRKLVESEILKCSLGKHIGVSMREKFNVMENLEILNIKDEEFRKFLRRFFNK